The following proteins are co-located in the Hevea brasiliensis isolate MT/VB/25A 57/8 chromosome 11, ASM3005281v1, whole genome shotgun sequence genome:
- the LOC110648325 gene encoding probable clathrin assembly protein At4g32285 — protein sequence MAPSTIRKAIGTVKDQTSIGIAKVASNMAPELEVAIVKATSHDDDPANDKYIREILNLTSYSRGYVHACVAAVSKRLGKTRDWIVALKALMLIHRLLNEGDPLFQEGILYATRRGTRLLNMSDFRDEAHSSSWDHSAFVRTYAMYLDQRLELMLFDRKGGSAAGGGGGGGSAHGEIERYGARGDFRSPPPRPYEYNDYGDYRGESGRGGYGMTRRTRSFGDMSEAMGRDGREDRRTVTPLREMKPERIFGKMAHLQRLLDRFLSCRPTGLAKNSRMILIALYPIVRESFQLYADICEVLAVLLDKFFDMEYPDCVKAFEAYASAAKQIDELIALYNWCKDTGVARSTEYPDVQKITSKLLETLEEFVRDRAKRPKSPERKEEAPPEPKEEEPVPNMNEIKALPPPENYTPPPPTEPEPKPQQPQVTEDLVNLRDDAVTADDQGNRLALALFAGPPANNGNGSWEAFPSNGEPQVTSAWQNPAAEPDKADWELALVESASNLSKQKATLGGGFDPLLLNGMYDQGMVRQHTNTAQLSGGSASSVALPGPGKSATPVLALPAPDGTVQTVNQDPFAASLSIPPPSYVQMADMEKKQHLLVQEQLVWQQYAKDGMQGQSSLAKISGTGYYTAAPGPMPMMPYGMPPVNGMGPPAGYYYTPY from the coding sequence ATGGCGCCGAGCACGATCCGAAAAGCGATTGGGACCGTTAAGGATCAAACCAGCATTGGAATAGCCAAGGTAGCGAGTAACATGGCACCGGAGCTGGAGGTGGCGATAGTTAAGGCGACGAGCCACGACGATGACCCGGCGAACGATAAGTACATAAGGGAGATCTTGAATTTGACGTCGTATTCTCGTGGTTACGTGCACGCTTGCGTGGCGGCAGTGTCGAAGCGGCTGGGGAAGACAAGGGACTGGATTGTGGCGCTCAAGGCTTTGATGCTGATTCATAGGCTGTTAAACGAGGGAGATCCGCTGTTTCAAGAAGGGATTTTGTATGCTACGAGGAGAGGAACGAGACTTTTGAACATGTCCGATTTTAGAGATGAAGCGCACTCCAGTTCTTGGGATCATTCTGCGTTTGTTAGGACTTATGCTATGTATTTAGATCAAAGACTTGAATTGATGCTATTTGACCGGAAAGGCGGCAGTGCCGCCGGCGGCGGCGGCGGCGGCGGCAGTGCCCATGGTGAAATCGAGAGATATGGAGCCAGAGGTGATTTCAGATCACCGCCACCGAGACCATACGAGTATAATGATTATGGGGACTATAGGGGTGAGAGTGGACGTGGAGGTTATGGAATGACTAGGAGGACGAGGTCTTTTGGAGATATGAGTGAGGCCATGGGGAGAGATGGGCGAGAAGACAGAAGGACTGTGACTCCATTGAGGGAAATGAAGCCTGAGAGGATTTTTGGCAAGATGGCTCATTTGCAGAGGTTGCTGGACAGATTCTTGTCGTGTCGGCCCACGGGATTAGCCAAGAACAGCAGGATGATACTGATTGCGCTTTACCCAATTGTGAGAGAGAGTTTCCAGTTGTATGCAGATATATGTGAGGTTTTGGCCGTCTTGCTGGACAAATTCTTTGACATGGAGTATCCGGATTGTGTTAAGGCTTTTGAGGCTTATGCTAGCGCAGCCAAGCAGATTGATGAACTGATTGCGTTGtacaattggtgcaaggataCTGGCGTGGCTCGATCCACAGAGTATCCAGATGTGCAGAAGATTACAAGTAAGTTGTTGGAAACTTTGGAGGAGTTTGTAAGGGATAGGGCGAAACGGCCCAAGAGTCCTGAGAGAAAAGAGGAGGCTCCTCCTGAGCCTAAGGAGGAAGAGCCTGTACCCAATATGAATGAAATTAAGGCACTGCCTCCGCCGGAGAATTATACTCCTCCTCCCCCTACTGAGCCTGAGCCTAAGCCTCAGCAACCACAGGTTACTGAAGATTTGGTGAATCTAAGGGATGATGCTGTCACTGCAGATGATCAGGGGAATAGATTGGCTTTGGCCTTGTTTGCTGGACCACCTGCTAATAATGGAAATGGATCATGGGAAGCATTCCCATCTAATGGTGAGCCTCAGGTGACCTCAGCTTGGCAGAACCCAGCTGCTGAACCTGACAAGGCAGATTGGGAATTGGCATTGGTTGAATCGGCTAGCAATTTATCGAAGCAAAAGGCAACTTTGGGTGGTGGGTTTGATCCATTGTTGTTAAATGGCATGTATGATCAAGGAATGGTGAGACAACATACAAACACTGCGCAATTGAGCGGAGGTAGTGCTAGCAGTGTGGCATTGCCAGGGCCAGGGAAGAGTGCTACACCTGTTTTGGCTCTTCCAGCTCCAGATGGAACAGTTCAGACGGTTAATCAGGATCCTTTTGCTGCTTCTTTGAGCATTCCACCTCCTTCTTATGTGCAAATGGCTGATATGGAGAAGAAACAACATTTGCTTGTCCAGGAGCAGCTAGTGTGGCAGCAATATGCGAAGGATGGAATGCAAGGCCAATCAAGTTTGGCCAAGATCAGCGGCACTGGATACTACACTGCAGCACCAGGGCCTATGCCAATGATGCCTTATGGAATGCCACCAGTGAACGGAATGGGGCCACCGGCTGGGTATTACTACACTCCTTACTGA